The following nucleotide sequence is from Candidatus Delongbacteria bacterium.
GGATTGAACAACCTCTCTGTGTCTATCTTCCCCATAATGAGAAGCACACATAATAGCAATCTCTTCCTCGGTAAAATTGTAGAAATCTGCAGCTCCTGAAACTAAAACATTTAATGCTTGAATAGGTTTTGCACATGATCTCATGTATGTGTATTTAGTAGGATCACCATCAAACATTAATAATTCGCTATTAGAAACTATTGCAATATCACCTCTAAAGCATGATTCAGTGACATTTCCTCTGGATCGCTCTACTAATTTTACACTCATATAGTCCTCTATTTTTTCAGAATATAAACAAATTTGACTATTCACAAAAGAAAATATTAACAGTGTTAAGTATCTTCCTAAATCAGGCTTATCTAAGCCTGATTTAGGATTTAGTTAGAAATTGAATTTACCATTTCCATTTTTTGCTTCACTATCAGGAATTAGATTCTCAACTACATCCCAATGCTCAACCACTTTACCATTTTCTACTCTGAAAAGATCGTAGAAAGCAACTTCTTTTTTTAGGAAAACACCTTCTGAAACAGACATCACAAAATTTCCTTCAGCAAATACTTTATGTACTTTTTTGTATACCATAGGCATGCCAGCTTCTACCAATTGTTGCAAAGCTTCACTCAATCCTGCAAGACCATCTTTAACTCCAGGATTGTGTTGGATATACTTCTCAGTTGAAATATACTCTGTTATCTTTTCAGGAGCAGCTCCTAGGAAAACATCATTTAGCATATTTGTAACAAGTTTTCTGTTGGTTTCAGTCAGTGATAAATCAGTAATTTTAACTTTACCATCTACCATCGTTCTACCAGAAACAGTAGTTTCAACTTTTTCCTGAAGATTATCCCAATGCTCTACAATTTTTCCATTTTCGAATTTGAAAATATCA
It contains:
- a CDS encoding nuclear transport factor 2 family protein — protein: MEKSNREKASELLKAIETGAHEPIAYINAEKYIQHNQNVADGLAGFGAILQMLPSGSAKVKTVRLLQDGDYVIAHTDYNFFGPKIGFDIFKFENGKIVEHWDNLQEKVETTVSGRTMVDGKVKITDLSLTETNRKLVTNMLNDVFLGAAPEKITEYISTEKYIQHNPGVKDGLAGLSEALQQLVEAGMPMVYKKVHKVFAEGNFVMSVSEGVFLKKEVAFYDLFRVENGKVVEHWDVVENLIPDSEAKNGNGKFNF